CGAAAGTAGCTGTCGCCAGCAGCGACGGCAAATTTATCAACCAGCACTTCAATAAAAATGAAGACCAGCAAGGAATTTTTGAGTTCTTGGAAACATAAAATCCAGGGTATCGGCGCCGGATTTGTGCCGGATGTGATCAATGCCGGCATTATCGATCACATATTCAAGGTGAAGAATGAAGAAGCCTTTGAAACCTCTAAACGACTTGCGCGGGAAGAAGGACTGCTGGTGGGGATTTCCTCCGGGGCAGCGGCATTTGCCGCCCTGCAGCTGGCCAGCCGCGCCGAAAATAAAGGGAAACTGATTGTAACTATTTTACCGGATAATGGGGAGCGGTATCTCAACACCCCGCTATTTCAGGATTAGAGACCGTTGAAAAAGGCCCATCTGCGTCACTTCAGCCTCCTGCGGGCGGGCCTCTGAACGTACAGTCTCACGCCCGTCCTCGTCGCGCTGTATCAGAATTCATGACTTTTCAGAGAGTGGTGGTAGTAGTAGATGATTTCTCATCAGTGAAAAGTCATCTGAATTCTTCACAGTATGGAGACGCAGAGCGTCTCTCTGATCTAGCATCTGGACCTTTTTGAACGGTCTTGGGTGGTAGGGTGAAGCAGGTATAAGATAAGGAGGCCCAGATTATGACAAAATTCATTGAGCGTCCCCGGTTTCTTTGCGCTTTAGGCGGCGCTTTGGCCACGCTGAACGCCCTTCCCAAAGCCGTACCCATCATACACGCCGCTGCTGGCTGCGGCGGCAATATCGGCAATGCTCTGCACGGCGCTTCCGGTTATCTGGGGGGCGGTTATTGCGGCGGCTTGGCTACATCCAGTTCTAATGTCGCCGAAAAAGAAATTGTCTTCGGCGGCGAGGAGAGGCTGGCCGAACAAATCGCCAATACCCTGAAAATCATGAAGGGGGACCTTTACTTCGTAGTCACAGGTTGTATGACTGAAATCATTGGCGATGACGCCCTCAATGTCACCCGGCGTTTCCGGGAAAGCGGCGCTAACCTTCTGGCGGCAGACACCGGCGGTTTTTTGGGAAACTCCTACCGGGGCTACGAAATTGTGCTGGAAACCCTGTTTAAAGAGTTTGTGCCGGCTCAGGCGGTGAAAGATACTCAAACTGTAAATCTCTGGGGAGTTGTACCGGTGCAGGATGTTTTTTGGAAAGGCAACCTGGCGGCTGTCAAACAACTTTTGCACCAATTGGGATTAAAAGTGAACACTTTTTTCGGTGAAGGGGAAACGCTGGAAAACTTGCGCAATGCCGGCAAAGCCGCCCTCAATATCGTTCTTTCCGACTCTTGGGGCGTTCAGCCGGCCAAAGTGTTTTCTGAGATTCACAACACGCCCTACCTGACGACGCCTTTGCCCATCGGACCTACGGCTACGGCAGCGTTTTTGCGGGAGGTGGCTCAGACTTTGGGATTGACTGCCAAGACTGCCAATCAGGTCGTCAGTCAGGAGCAGGCCCGTTTTTACGACTATTTCACCCGCCTGGCCGATGGCTATAATGATCTTGACTTTCAGCGCTATGCTGTCATTGTGGCCGACTCCAACTATGCATCTTCACTGACGGCTTTTCTGGGAAACGATCTGGGCTGGCTGCCGGAAGTAGTAGTGATCACCGATGGTATGGAAGAGGAAAAACAAGGGCCGGTACTGGAACGGTTCAACCGCCTGCGCAAGGAGATTCGCCCGCTGGTGGCCTTTGATACAGACACAGCTTCAGTGGCAAAATACCTGGCCAAACGCTGGCCGCCCAACCGGGGCAGGCGCTACTATGATTCCTTCAGTCCCGCTTTTGTCCTGGGCAGCCTGTTTGACAAAGACCTGGCTGATGATTTGGGAGCATCCCATCTCAGTATTTCCTATCCCATATCCAACAGGGTCGTGCTGGACCGGGCCTATGCCGGCTGCTCCGGGGCCTTACGATTGGCAGAGGACCTATTGTCGCAATTAGTAGGAACTCGTTAAAAGGGGAGTGAGCCATTGTGGATTATATAAAAGAAAAAACACCACCGGTGCGGGAAGACCGCCTGAGAGTATGCAACGCTTACGGCGGCTCTTGCCCCGTTCTGGTGAAACAGTCCCGGAAAGGCTGCATCAACGGTCTGCGCCGCAGCTTCTCTCAGACCCAGGGGTGCCAGTTGAATTTAAGCCTGGCTTCACTAAACACCTTCCGGGATACAGTGATTATCGTCCACGGTCCGGTGGGCTGCGGCGGCAGTAATGTGTCTTCCGCCGGTTCCGTCAAAACCTTTAAGAAACTGCGGGATCCCCAGGCCCAGGGATTAATCTGGCTGTCCACCAATCTAGGCGAGGCTGATGTCATCCGGGGCGGGGAAACAGCGGTGCAGGAGGCTGTTTTTTATGCGGAACAGGAATTCCGGCCAGAGATTATAATGGTGGTCAACAGTTGCGTACCGGCTTTAATCGGCGACGATCTGGACGGGCTGCTGGCAGAACTGCAGCCTCAGGTCCATGCCAGACTGGCCCCGGTCCATTGCGAAGGGTTCAAGAGCAGGATCATGGCCAGCGCTTATGATGCAGTGTATCACGGCATTCTACGCAATCTTACAGCCCCGCCGGAAAGAGATAAATCTGTGATTTTGGATGAAACCGAAGAATTCCGCTGCAAATTGCGCAAAAGCCGTACCGTGAATTTACTCAATGTGTCTTCTATGAGCCGGGCCGATGAATTGGAATTATCCCGCCTGCTGCAGGCGCTGGGACTGACTGTCAATATTCTGCCTCACTTTGCTCATCCCGAACAGTTCAAAGAGGCCACTGAGGCAGCCTTGAACATCAGTATCTGCGCCACTCATGACGATTATTTCGTGGAGCATTTGCGCGACCTGTTCGGCATTCCCTTTATTCTGAACACCATTCCAATCGGTGTGAAGAACACCAACAAATGGATTTTGGATATCGCCGGCCATTTTGGCCTGGAGGAACAGGCTAAGCAACTGATTTCCCGGGAAAATGCCGAATTGGAAGAGGCCATCGCTCCATTCCGCCCCCAGTTTCAGGGCAAGCGGGTGCTGGCCTGCGCTGGTGAAATACGGGTTATCGCTACTGCCGAGATGCTGCAGTATTTAGGCATGGAGGTTATCGGACTGAGAGCCTATCATTACGATCAATTCGCCGATAATTTACTGGATGATCTGGCTAACAGAGAGAAAATTCCCATTAATGTGGCCACAGGTCAACCTTTTGAACAGGCCAATCTGATCGAAAAATTGAAACCCGATGTCTATCTGGGGCATGTCAACAACAACGGCTGGGCGGCGCGACACGGACTGCCGGTCCTGCCCATCTTCCAGCAGAGCAATAATTATATGGGCTATAACGGAACCTTTGAGGTTGCCCGCCGGCTGGCCCGGATCCTGCGAAACCCGGCCTTTAACCGCAATCTGTCCCAGAACAATGACCAGCCCTATTTTGATCATTGGTTTAAAGAAGAGCCGTTTTCTTATATCGATGGCAATGTGATTCTCGAAGGGGACCGTTGAAAAGGGCCCAGATTCGAGGATTGAGATGGTTGGAAAAAGTTCAAAAAGGAGCAGGTCAGGTGGAATTAAAAGAAAAATTTCCGCTTGACACGGTCGACCGCCTGGTGTATCTTAAGAAAGAAAAGATAACGGTGTGCTGATCAGAAGAACTGAAGGCCAAAATTTCCTGCTTGCAGGGGATTTTGGCCTTTTATTATTTATAAGGTGGTAGATGAATATCAACTGGGAGTTTATTATCAATAATGTGCCGCTTTATCAAAAGGCGGCCTGGATCACGCTAAAACTGGCGGCTTTCGGTATAGCGGCTTCTTTGGTTATCGGCCTGCTGTGCAGTATAGTCTTATATTACAAAGCGGCGGGCTTGCAGAAGGCGGTCCGGGTTTATATTGAGCTATCCCGTAATACGCCTCTGTTGATCCAGCTATTCTTTTTGTACTATGGCCTAACCAAGCTGGGCATCACCTTAAGCGAAGAGACTTGCGCCGTCCTGGGCCTGTCGTTTTTGGGGGGCAGTTATATGGCGGAAGCTTTTCGCGGCGGTATTGAGTCGGTAAGCCGGTCCCAGATCGAATCAGGCCTCAGCATTGGGCTGTCCAAAGTTCAACTGGTGCGCTATGTAATTCTTCCTCAGGCTGTAGCAATGACCATACCGGCCATCGGAGCAAATTGCATCTTCCTGCTCAAGGAAACCTCTATTGTCGGCGTTATCGCCATACCCGACCTGATGCATGTCACCCAGGATTTGATCGGCATGTATTATATGACCGTGGAATCTCTGGCGATGCTGGTGGTCTCCTATCTTATCCTGCTCCTGCCTCTGTCCGTTTTCTTAACCTGGCTGGAAAGGAAAGTGCGCTATGCTGAATTCGGGAATTAGCGTAATTACGGAAGGGATCAACTTGCAGCGGCTGATGGGCGGTTTACTGATTACAGTCCGTATCGCCTTTATCTCCCTGGCTGTTGGCTGCGCGCTGGGTATCCTGCTTGGTCTGGTCCGGACATCCCGCTGGAAAATCGTGCGATTTGCCTGTCGGCTTTATTTGGAAGTATTTCGCATTATCCCTATTCTGGTCTGGTTGTTTATTGTTTATTTCGGCGCCACCGGAGTCTTTGATATTCATCTGGACGGCGAAGTGGCGGCGCTGATTGTATTCAGCCTGTGGGGCGCCGCCGAAATGAGCGACCTGGTGCGGGGGGCGCTGGAGTCCTTGCCAAAGCATCAGATAGAATCGGGCCGGGCGCTGGGACTCAGCTTCTGGGGACTTTACCGCTATGTGCTGATCCCCCAGGCTGTAAGGCGGATGCTGCCCGGCGCTATGAATTTAGCCACCAGAATGATCAAAACAACTTCTTTGGTAGTCCTGATCGGCGTGATCGACGTAGTGAAGGTCGGTCAGCAGATTATCGAACTGTCCTTGTTAAAAACGCCGACTGCCTCTTTCTGGATTTATGGCTTGATCTTTTTGCTGTACTTTATTGTCTGCTATCCTCTGTCGAGACTGTCGAAGAAACTTGAAGATAGATGGGATAATTAGGGGGTTTTGGCTATTAGTGAACAGACACAAATCTTGCTTGCCATACAGAATTTACATAAAGAATATGACGGAGTGACGGTGCTGGACGGTATTAGTCTCAACATCCAAAAAGGAGAGGTCGTCGTTGTCCTGGGACCTTCCGGCTGCGGCAAAAGCACCCTGCTGCGCTGCCTGAACGGGCTGGAACCCGTACAGGGAGGAGAGATACGCTTCCATGGCGAGAACCTTGCCGCTTCCAATGTTAATTGGCAGGAATTTCGCCAAAAGATTGGCATGGTATTTCAGAGTTATGATCTCTTTCCCCATATGACAGTGTTGGAGAATGTCCTGCTGGGACCTTTAAAGGTGCAAAAAAGAGCCAGGAAAGAAGCTCAGGAACAAGCCGAGCAGCTGTTGGACCGGGTTGGTTTGCGGGACCGCAAAAACGCCTATCCCCGGCAGCTTTCCGGCGGACAGAAACAGCGCATTGCCATTGTTCGGGCCTTGTGCATGAATCCGGAAATGATGCTGTTTGACGAGGTGACGGCAGCCCTTGACCCGGAAATGGTGCGGGAAGTCTTGGACGTCATCCTGGGACTCGCCCGGCAGGGAATGACTATGTTGATTGTGACGCACGAAATGGGTTTTGCCCAAGCAGTTGCCGACCGTATCGTATTTATCGATCAGGGGAAAATCTGCGAAACTGCCAGGCCGGATGAATTTTTCACATCGCCCCGGACAGAGCGTGCACAACAATTTTTAAATATATTCCATTACGAAAAATAAAAGAAAAGAAGGGAACAGTGAAGCATGATAAACATCAAGAAGATCCTGACGGTCCTTTTCAGCGCCTTATTTTTAGCGGGAGTACTGGCCGGCTGCGGCTCAAGCCAAACCAGCGGCAAACCGGATGCCCAAAATAAAAGTGCGATTGCCGAAATTAAACAACGCGGCGTAGTGAAAATCGGCATCTTCGGCGACAAGCCGCCCTTTGGCTATGTGGATGCCCAGGGAAAAAACCAAGGCTTTGACGTATATATCGCCAAACGGTTCGCTAAAGATTTGCTGGGCGATGAGTCCAAAATTGAATTTGTATTGCTGGAACCGGCCAGCCGGGTGGAGTATCTGCAGACCAATAAGGTAGACATTGTTTTGGCTAACTTTACCGTGACTGAAGAAAGAAAACAAAAAGTCGATTTCGCCGACCCTTATATGAAAGTGGCTATAGGTGTGGTCTCCCCAACAGATGCTCCTATCACTTCCGCAGACCAGCTGAAAGGGAAAAAGCTGATTATCATAAAAGGTACCACGGCTGAAACATACTTTGCCAAAAACCACCCGGACGTGGAACAGCTGAAATTCGATCAAATTACCCAAGCTTTTGAGGCGCTAAAGGACAAACGGGGCGTTGCTTTGTCCCAGGATAATACCTTGTTGTTCGCCTGGGCCAGACAAAACCCCGGATTTACGGTGGGTGTGCCGACTCTGGGCAGCCTGGACACCATTGCTCCGGCCGTGAAGAAGGGTAATAAGGAATTGCTGGACTGGATCAATCGAGAATTAGAAACCCTCGGCAAGGAAAACTTTGTACATAAAGCCTATGAAGCCACGCTGAGACCGGCTTATGGCGATTCCGTCAATCCGGAAGACATTGTGGTGGAAGGCGGCAAACTGAAATAAGAAATTTCTCTTGACACCGGCAGTTCCCATGGTGTATCCTACAAAAAATATATATTGTTCTACGCTGATCAGACTACTGAAGGCCAAAATTTCCTGCTGGCAGGAGATTCTGGCCTTTTCTTTTCCGTACTTCCTAATTAATCCATACGGCGAACTACCGAAAGAAGGGAAAAAATGCAACAACAGCATGAATGGATTTTCAGCAGGAATAAACGACTCTCGGCCATGATTCATGCCGACAGCTTTACCGTGCAAAAGACGCCGGTTGTCATCTGCTGCCACGGCTTTACTGGCGACAAGATAGGCGCTAATCAATTGATGAAAAATATCGCTAAAGCTCTGGTTGTGGCGGG
The nucleotide sequence above comes from Acetonema longum DSM 6540. Encoded proteins:
- a CDS encoding amino acid ABC transporter permease, whose product is MNINWEFIINNVPLYQKAAWITLKLAAFGIAASLVIGLLCSIVLYYKAAGLQKAVRVYIELSRNTPLLIQLFFLYYGLTKLGITLSEETCAVLGLSFLGGSYMAEAFRGGIESVSRSQIESGLSIGLSKVQLVRYVILPQAVAMTIPAIGANCIFLLKETSIVGVIAIPDLMHVTQDLIGMYYMTVESLAMLVVSYLILLLPLSVFLTWLERKVRYAEFGN
- a CDS encoding nitrogenase component 1 yields the protein MDYIKEKTPPVREDRLRVCNAYGGSCPVLVKQSRKGCINGLRRSFSQTQGCQLNLSLASLNTFRDTVIIVHGPVGCGGSNVSSAGSVKTFKKLRDPQAQGLIWLSTNLGEADVIRGGETAVQEAVFYAEQEFRPEIIMVVNSCVPALIGDDLDGLLAELQPQVHARLAPVHCEGFKSRIMASAYDAVYHGILRNLTAPPERDKSVILDETEEFRCKLRKSRTVNLLNVSSMSRADELELSRLLQALGLTVNILPHFAHPEQFKEATEAALNISICATHDDYFVEHLRDLFGIPFILNTIPIGVKNTNKWILDIAGHFGLEEQAKQLISRENAELEEAIAPFRPQFQGKRVLACAGEIRVIATAEMLQYLGMEVIGLRAYHYDQFADNLLDDLANREKIPINVATGQPFEQANLIEKLKPDVYLGHVNNNGWAARHGLPVLPIFQQSNNYMGYNGTFEVARRLARILRNPAFNRNLSQNNDQPYFDHWFKEEPFSYIDGNVILEGDR
- a CDS encoding nitrogenase component 1 produces the protein MTKFIERPRFLCALGGALATLNALPKAVPIIHAAAGCGGNIGNALHGASGYLGGGYCGGLATSSSNVAEKEIVFGGEERLAEQIANTLKIMKGDLYFVVTGCMTEIIGDDALNVTRRFRESGANLLAADTGGFLGNSYRGYEIVLETLFKEFVPAQAVKDTQTVNLWGVVPVQDVFWKGNLAAVKQLLHQLGLKVNTFFGEGETLENLRNAGKAALNIVLSDSWGVQPAKVFSEIHNTPYLTTPLPIGPTATAAFLREVAQTLGLTAKTANQVVSQEQARFYDYFTRLADGYNDLDFQRYAVIVADSNYASSLTAFLGNDLGWLPEVVVITDGMEEEKQGPVLERFNRLRKEIRPLVAFDTDTASVAKYLAKRWPPNRGRRYYDSFSPAFVLGSLFDKDLADDLGASHLSISYPISNRVVLDRAYAGCSGALRLAEDLLSQLVGTR
- a CDS encoding amino acid ABC transporter ATP-binding protein, encoding MAISEQTQILLAIQNLHKEYDGVTVLDGISLNIQKGEVVVVLGPSGCGKSTLLRCLNGLEPVQGGEIRFHGENLAASNVNWQEFRQKIGMVFQSYDLFPHMTVLENVLLGPLKVQKRARKEAQEQAEQLLDRVGLRDRKNAYPRQLSGGQKQRIAIVRALCMNPEMMLFDEVTAALDPEMVREVLDVILGLARQGMTMLIVTHEMGFAQAVADRIVFIDQGKICETARPDEFFTSPRTERAQQFLNIFHYEK
- a CDS encoding amino acid ABC transporter permease; translated protein: MLNSGISVITEGINLQRLMGGLLITVRIAFISLAVGCALGILLGLVRTSRWKIVRFACRLYLEVFRIIPILVWLFIVYFGATGVFDIHLDGEVAALIVFSLWGAAEMSDLVRGALESLPKHQIESGRALGLSFWGLYRYVLIPQAVRRMLPGAMNLATRMIKTTSLVVLIGVIDVVKVGQQIIELSLLKTPTASFWIYGLIFLLYFIVCYPLSRLSKKLEDRWDN
- a CDS encoding cysteine ABC transporter substrate-binding protein; this translates as MINIKKILTVLFSALFLAGVLAGCGSSQTSGKPDAQNKSAIAEIKQRGVVKIGIFGDKPPFGYVDAQGKNQGFDVYIAKRFAKDLLGDESKIEFVLLEPASRVEYLQTNKVDIVLANFTVTEERKQKVDFADPYMKVAIGVVSPTDAPITSADQLKGKKLIIIKGTTAETYFAKNHPDVEQLKFDQITQAFEALKDKRGVALSQDNTLLFAWARQNPGFTVGVPTLGSLDTIAPAVKKGNKELLDWINRELETLGKENFVHKAYEATLRPAYGDSVNPEDIVVEGGKLK